The Cololabis saira isolate AMF1-May2022 chromosome 5, fColSai1.1, whole genome shotgun sequence genome segment TTATATAACGTCGAATAATGTATAACACAAAAATAACAGATTTTAACCGTGAAAAAAACtcattattttaaaaaggttaaaaaagaggaaagtagTCCGGAGCTTCCGTTTATACTCCCCCATACGCCATGAAGTAAAGAAATAGTCCCAACTGCAAGAACAAATCTTAAAGGTTTACGCTAATAATGACTGAGCGTAACCTACTAAACAGTTGAATTTATGAACaattgtcaatttttttttaaatgtatctttCCAAAAGGTTAAGaataaaaactgttgaaataatATTGTGAACGGAAGTGGTGTCCTCTGGGGCGGAGGCATAAGACGGTGCGTGTGGCTTTGCCACTTCCTTTTCACTGTGGCCGCCATAGCGAGAGCAGCGTGCTTCCCGGCGAGCCGAAAACTAGATACCGATCATGGTAAGAAATCCTTAACGTAACTACGTTGGCCTATTATATTTGTAACTAATTATTGTCATATAATCCGTAAATACTTTTATGTATAGATCCCAACGCCGTATGTTCGCATTATTCCAGTAGCATGTGGAAAGCTACCGGCCAGCTCGGCTAATACGAGCGGCCATTTTGGATGAACAGCTCGGCTGCTGCACACGTGTAGCTGTGTCGTGGTCGTGGCAACATTTTGTAGACAATTAACGCATATTCTCAAGCTCAAAGTTTCCGCCATTGACGTTGAACGTAGCAGATAAGCAAAGTCGACTGAAATGTCTAATTATGAAGGTTATATTCGTACTTTACCAATGAGTGTATTTGATTTTCTGTTCCCAGGCTTGTGCCCGACCCCTCATCTCGGTGTTCTCCGAGAAAGGCGAAGCCTCAGGCAAGAATGTAGTCATGCCTGCCATTTTCAAGGCCCCGATTCGTCCTGATGTTGtcaattttgtgcacaccaacATGCGCAAGAACAGTCGCCAGCCATATGCGGTCAGCGAGCTGGCAGGTGAGTGTATTGGTCCTGCTGTTCAGTGGTGTCAGTCACTGCTATGTTTGTATTTACTTCATCTGTGCTTATGTATTATTCTGTCAGACCAGTTAAGAAACCGTAAAACAGGTTGCATGGTTGGCAGTGAACTTATTAATCATTTTATGTATGCCGATGATCTGGCACCTAGCAGTGCTGGGTTTCAAGAGCTTCTCAATATATGTTCTAATTATAGTGTAACATCTGATGTGAATTATAATGCTAAAAAGAGTTCTGTTATTTGCAAAGTAAAAGGAGATGAGGACCTCACTTTTCCATCCTTTTAACTGTCAGGACAACTGCTTCCTGCTTGCTCTAAAACTAAATACCTGGGACACATCATCACTGAAATGACAGATGATGAAGATATGAATAGTCAGcgttgtattttatatatgcagGCTAATTTGTTGACCAGAATATTTTCTGTTCAGAGAGGGGGAAAGTGGGTCTTCTTAGGCCTTACTGTACCCCTTTTTATACTGCACCCATATGGATTAAATTTAAGGCCAGCATCCATTAATTGCAGGTTGCGTACGATTGTCTGCATATTTTGCTTGGGAAACCAAGATGGTCTAATCCAAGAGAACTATTTTGTAAAGTTCAAGTTATCACTTTTCATCCTCCTTTAAGGGGATTGATTTTCAAATTCATATGTCAACTTAATAGCTCTTGTAATGCCATTATGATAACCAACCCAGTCAGTGCTGTAAGATACCAGTCTGCTGTGTGGAAACACTGGTATGactgtctttttttaaatattgctgtatgtttgtttctcttttaatGGACCTGAgtctaaataaaaaatgattttgtgttttttaggcCACCAGACCAGTGCCGAGTCCTGGGGAACAGGAAGAGCTGTGGCCCGTATTCCTCGTGTGAGAGGTGGTGGTACCCACCGCTCCGGCCAGGGTGCTTTTGGAAATGTATCCTATTTGTCAATTTAACAAAAACCTTTTAACTTGTTCCTTTTCCAGTAAAACGTGTGAAGACCTGCCGTGATGGTGTAATTTGCGTCTGACTCTGTGACCAGGGACAGTATGCCTGCTGTCATATCCTGGCACAGATGGTTGATGAACCTTGAGACTGAGCAGAAATTAGCACTTAAGTATTTGCTTCTTCAGCATGAAACTTCCTTGACCTCAGTTTAGATGTGCCGTGGTGGTCGCATGTTTGCCCCCACTAAAACCTGGAGGCGCTGGCACCGCAGGATCAATACCCCCCAGAAGCGCTATGCCATCTGTTCTGCACTGGCTGCTTCTGCCATCCCTGCACTTGTGCTGTCCAAGGGTAAGCTCAGATTGTATTTATTGCACAATAGGCAGATGTAGTATAACACATTTAATTTTGACTTGCCATGATGGTGTAATTTGCGTCTGAGCTTGTGATCAGTGACAGTTGCCTGCTGTCTTTAAGCTGTCACAAGGTATTGATGTGTATTGAGTTCTGAGCAACAAAGTGATTACGTCGGTAGGCTTTGTGTAGATGTACACCAGAGTTTCATCAAGTTGTTTTTATTAGGACATCGTATTGAGGAAATCCCTGAGGTCCCATTGGTGGTTGAGGACAAAGTTGAGGGCTACAAGAAAACCAAGGAGGCGGTGCTCCTGCTGAAGAAACTTAAGGCCTGGAACGACATCAAGAAGGTGAGACAAAATTGACCGTCAACTCCTTTCTAGTTGAGTTTTGTCTCCTTTCCTCCATGGGTTTTGTAAATTGAGTGAAACCCATTGGCATGTAACGCAGACACACTAAAACGCACTAAACTCAAGTTTAAATGCTCATTTTGATGTGCGTGTTAATCCCCTTTGACTGAGCAGAAGTTCCAGTGCTTTCTGTACATAATCTCTGAACCTGTTTTTTACCTGAAAGGATCAAATCTAAACCCCTGTAGGATTTAACTTGGAACCTGTTGTTCATATATGAATGCATACAGTGAAAGTATTTTATTAAGCGCAATCAGAAACTTGTAAAGATGGTTTTGTATTTCAAGCATTTTCTTTGAGGCTGATTAGATCAATAATTTGTGTTTGCAGGTCTACGCATCTCAGCGCATGCGTGCTGGCAAGGGTAAGATGAGGAATCGTAGACGGATCCAGCGCAGGGGGCCATGCATCATCTATAACACAGACGCTGGTTTAACTAAAGCCTTCAGGAATATCCCAGGTGAATTATTACAGATATAATCCATCAGTATGTTATAATGTACAGTTTATATTGTCATTTGTTATTATGGTCGAAGTAGATAATTGTTAGATTAATTTGAAAGAAATGAGTCCTGCATCTGTCATGCATCATATTCTTGATTCATTTTGAAATCACTTGTTTCATTTTTGGAGATTATATATTTCtaaccctttctttttcctGTGCAGGCATCACTTTGCAGAACGTGAACAAACTGAACCTCCTGAGACTCGCTCCTGGTGGTCACGTTGGACGGTTCTGTGTCTGGACCGAAAGCGCTTTCAGGAAGCTGGATGAGCTGTACGGCACCTGGCGTAAACCTGCCACCCTCAAGATGGACTACAAGTGAGTATCAGAAACATTTAGGATAGCACAAGTATATGTTGTACGTTTAATGTACGCCACAGTGATGAGCTTTATACTTCAGGTCCGTGTTTTTGAACTACATGATATTTAAAGAAGTTCTGAGTTGAGCAACCCAATACCAGTTGCTGCTGCGTGTCTGTTTGGTGGTGGTTTCATTATTGGTGTTTCTTGTTTCAGCCTTCCAATGCACAAGATGACCAACACAGACCTGAGCAGGATTCTGAAGAGCGAGGTGATCCAGAAGGCTCTCCGTGCTCCAAAGTAAGCATCATGTTCCTCATTATCGTGTCGTAGCTCATCAGCTATGATGATTTCCACTTCAGGTCCGTGTTTCTGAGCCCTGATCATAAAGGAAGTTCTGAGTTATGCAGAAGGTCTATGACGTGTTGCAGTTTAGCTGGCGTTTACATTAAACCCGGGATCTTGTCATTACAGCAAGAAGATCAACCGCAGAGTACTGAAGAAGAATCCTCTGAAGAACTTGAAGATCATGCTTAAGTTGAACCCGTACGCCAAGACAGCGAGACGCCATGCTATCCTGAAGCATGATCCCACTGTAAGTAGCTAAAAATTAGTTCAATAACACCCAACAATGGAATAGGAAGCTACACACATGCTTCATCACTTCTGTTCTTGTTGTAGATCAAGGCCAAGATGCTGAAACCCAAGAAAAGGCCCCACAACAAGAAGGCGGCAGTAGCTGAAAAACCCAAGGCATAAATATGCAAACAGACTCAAGTTCCCTCAATAAAAGTTGTTTCAAATACACTAGTCAGTGTGTCATTCATACCTTTTTAATTCACAAGACTTGTATCATAAGCTAACAAAGATAACAATTGACAGTGTTGGCAAAGGGGTGTAAAGTCATCTAAAGTGTAGAAGTTTAGCAGTTTTCGTAAAGATTAAAAAATCATTTTTCGGGCAAGTCTGCAAAATAGCCCTAACAGTTCAAAATGTGTTACTTTACACAAGTAGGAATGCACATTTTTACTCTAAACAAAACTATGCAACCTCTTAACTAGTAATTTTCCACATTTGGGAAAAGGAGCCTTGCTAGTGTCCTCACATGGCAGCAGTGTGGGTGGGTGTTGCAGACCGACTCAGTCCAATAGTGCTGCATAACCAGCCTGCAAAGTCCACCTCCTTGGCTGGATGAAGATGCTCGCCCACCATCAGCTGCTTCAGCTCAGCTCTCTGCAGGAGTCTTTATCGAACCGCAGGGAGAAAAGTTTCAGCCACATGCAGTCAGCGCACTGGCAGGTGAGGGTATGTTATTCATTGGTATCCTGTTTCCAAGTCACTGCTATGTTTTTAGTTCATACCACTTAATGTTCATCTGTGCTTACGTGTCTTTAGGCCACCAGACAATTGCCGAGTCCTGGTGGACAGGACGAGCTATGGCCCGTTTTCCTCGTGTGAGGTGGTGGTACCGCTCCGGCCAGGGTGCTGTTGGAAAGGTATCCTATTgtctattaaaaaaaaccttttaactTGTTAGTTTTCCAGTAAAACGTGTGAAGACCTGCCGTGATGGTGTAATTTGCGTCTGACTCTGTGGCCAGGGACAGTATGCCTGCTGTCATATCCTGGCGCAGATGGTTGATGAACCTTGAAACTGAGCAGATGTTCTTGATCTTTTACTTGTTCCCTTTAGTAAAACATGCGATTAGTGACAGTTGCCTGTTGTCTTTAAGCTGTCACAGGGATTTTTGAAGATTATATATTTCtaaccctttctttttcctGTGCAGGCATAACTTTGCAGACAGTTAACAAACTGAACCTCCTGAGACTTGCTCCTGGTGGTCACGTTGGACGGTTCTGTGTCTGGACCGAAAGCGCTTTCAGGAAGCTGGATTAGCTGTACGGCACCTGGCGTAAACCTGCCACCCGCAAGATGGGACTACAAGTGAGTATCAAAGAAACATTTAGGATAGCACAAGTATATGTTTAATGTACGCCACAGTGATGAGCTTTATACTTCAGGTCCGTGTTTTTGAACTACATGATATTTAAAGAAGTTCTGAGTTGAGCAACCCAATACCAGTTGCTGCTGCGTGTCTGTTTGGTGGTGGTTTCAGTTATTGGTGTTTCTTGTTTCAGCCTTCCAATGCACAAGATGACCAACACAGACCTGAGCAGGATTCTGAAGAGCGAGGTGATCCAGAAGGCTCTCCGTGCACCAAAGTAAGCATCATGTTCCTCATTATCGTGTCGTAGCTCATCAGCTATGATGATTTCCACTTCAGGTCCGTGTTTCTGAGCCCTGATCTTAAAGGAAGTTCTGAGTGATCCAGAAGGTCTATGACGTGTTGCAGTTTAGCTGGCGTTTACATTAAACCCGGGATCTTGTCATTACAGCAAGAAGATCAACCGCAGAGTACTGAAGAAGAATCCTCTGAAGAACTTGAAGATCATGCTCAAGTTGAACCCGTACGCCAAGACAGCGAGACGCCATGCTATCCTGAAGCATGATCCCACTGTAAGTAGCAAAGTATCAAGGCCAAGATGCTGCATAAATACGCAAACCGACTCAAGTTCCCTGAATAAAAGTTGTTTCAAATACATGAGTCAGTGTGTCATTCAAACCTTTAATTCACAAGACTTTTGTCATAAGCtaacaaagataaaacaattgACGGTGTTGGCAAAGGGGTGTAAACAGTCATTTAAAGCGCAGAAGTTTAGCAGTTTtcataaagattaaaaaataattctTCAGGCAAGCAAAATAG includes the following:
- the rpl4 gene encoding 60S ribosomal protein L4 isoform X1 gives rise to the protein MACARPLISVFSEKGEASGKNVVMPAIFKAPIRPDVVNFVHTNMRKNSRQPYAVSELAGHQTSAESWGTGRAVARIPRVRGGGTHRSGQGAFGNMCRGGRMFAPTKTWRRWHRRINTPQKRYAICSALAASAIPALVLSKGHRIEEIPEVPLVVEDKVEGYKKTKEAVLLLKKLKAWNDIKKVYASQRMRAGKGKMRNRRRIQRRGPCIIYNTDAGLTKAFRNIPGITLQNVNKLNLLRLAPGGHVGRFCVWTESAFRKLDELYGTWRKPATLKMDYNLPMHKMTNTDLSRILKSEVIQKALRAPNKKINRRVLKKNPLKNLKIMLKLNPYAKTARRHAILKHDPTVSSKVSRPRCCINTQTDSSSLNKSCFKYMSQCVIQTFNSQDFCHKLTKIKQLTVLAKGCKQSFKAQKFSSFHKD
- the rpl4 gene encoding 60S ribosomal protein L4 isoform X2 gives rise to the protein MACARPLISVFSEKGEASGKNVVMPAIFKAPIRPDVVNFVHTNMRKNSRQPYAVSELAGHQTSAESWGTGRAVARIPRVRGGGTHRSGQGAFGNMCRGGRMFAPTKTWRRWHRRINTPQKRYAICSALAASAIPALVLSKGHRIEEIPEVPLVVEDKVEGYKKTKEAVLLLKKLKAWNDIKKVYASQRMRAGKGKMRNRRRIQRRGPCIIYNTDAGLTKAFRNIPGITLQNVNKLNLLRLAPGGHVGRFCVWTESAFRKLDELYGTWRKPATLKMDYNLPMHKMTNTDLSRILKSEVIQKALRAPNKKINRRVLKKNPLKNLKIMLKLNPYAKTARRHAILKHDPTIKAKMLKPKKRPHNKKAAVAEKPKA